From a region of the Triticum aestivum cultivar Chinese Spring chromosome 7D, IWGSC CS RefSeq v2.1, whole genome shotgun sequence genome:
- the LOC123167182 gene encoding 40S ribosomal protein S13-1 has protein sequence MGRMHSRGKGISSSALPYKRTPPSWVKTAVADVDELITKAAKKGQMPSQIGVLLRDQHGIPLVKSVTGSKILRILKAHGLAPEIPEDLYFLIKKAVAIRKHLERNRKDKDSKFRLILVESRIHRLARYYKRTKKLPPTWKYESTTASTLVA, from the exons ATGGGGCGCATGCACAGCCGCGG GAAGGGCATCTCGTCGTCAGCGCTGCCGTACAAGAGGACTCCACCAAGCTGGGTCAAGACCGCCGTCGCCGAT GTGGACGAGTTAATCACCAAGGCCGCGAAGAAGGGCCAGATGCCGTCGCAGATCGGCGTCCTGCTCCGTGACCAGCACGGCATCCCCCTCGTCAAGAGCGTCACCGGGAGCAAGATCCTCCGCATCCTCAAGGCCCATG GGCTGGCGCCAGAGATCCCGGAGGATCTCTACTTTCTGATCAAGAAGGCGGTGGCGATAAGGAAGCACCTGGAGAGGAACAGGAAGGACAAGGACTCTAAGTTCAGGCTCATCCTTGTGGAGAGCAGGATCCACCGCCTCGCTCGCTACTACAAGCGCACCAAGAAGCTCCCGCCCACCTGGAAGTA CGAGTCTACCACCGCCAGCACTCTGGTGGCTTAA
- the LOC123169327 gene encoding 28 kDa ribonucleoprotein, chloroplastic: MASAPALYHTLLHFLNPIHSHHLSSPPTRHRHRCLALSSAAARLPNPNAAAPSRFGPVRTASASQLAFETEDGEETPLAFDTEEEEEAPRWPATQAQSDDEDDEQEWAGGNGTAAHGEEEHYGGDPAAEDGSGWTRRQPRPRELFVCNLPRRCGVDELLELFGPYGTVLSVEVSRDAETGISRGCGFVMMRSLAEARTAINALDGFDLDGREMFVKLAAHVVASRRNPSLSHTPPMKDHIFESRYKIYVGNLAWSVQPQHLREHFTQCGTVVSTRLLTDRKGGRSRVYGFLSFSSAEELEAALQLNNTEFHGRDIIVREAHVKSPDTLSQTLES, translated from the exons ATGGCCTCCGCCCCTGCCCTGTATCACACCCTGCTTCACTTTCTCAACCCGATCCATTCTCACCACCTATCCTCTCCCCCCACACGCCACCGCCACCGCTGCCTCgccctctcctccgccgccgcgcgcctccccaACCCCAACGCCGCCGCCCCCTCTCGTTTCGGCCCGGTGAGGACAGCCAGCGCGAGCCAACTAGCGTTCGAGACAGAGGATGGGGAGGAGACGCCTCTAGCGTTCGatacagaggaggaagaggaggcgccTCGTTGGCCCGCTACGCAGGCGCAGtctgacgacgaggatgacgagcaGGAGTGGGCCGGGGGCAATGGCACGGCGGCGCACGGGGAGGAGGAGCATTATGGCGGAGATCCGGCGGCCGAGGATGGGAGCGGGTGGacgcggcggcagccgcggccgcgcGAGCTGTTCGTGTGCAACCTGCCCCGCAGGTGCGGCGTCGACGAACTGCTCGAGCTCTTCGGGCCATACGGCACCGTCCTCTCCGTCGAG GTTTCTCGTGATGCCGAGACCGGGATTAGTCGAGGATGTGGCTTTGTTATGATGCGTTCTCTTGCAGAAGCTAGAACAGCTATCAATGCTCTCGATGGATTT GACCTGGATGGGCGTGAGATGTTTGTAAAACTAGCGGCTCATGTCGTTGCTAGTAGGAGAAATCCCAGCCTGTCCCATACACCACCCATGAAGGACCATATCTTTGAAAGTCGATACAAGATCTATGTTGGCAACCTTGCATGGTCTGTTCAACCTCAACACTTGAGGGAGCACTTTACTCAGTGTGGAACTGTTGTTAGTACAAGGCTGCTGACAGATCGCAAAGGAGGGAGAAGTCGTGTCTATGGATTCCTTTCGTTTTCTTCAGCCGAAGAGCTTGAGGCTGCTCTGCAGCTTAACAATACG GAATTTCATGGACGGGATATCATCGTCAGAGAAGCTCATGTAAAATCGCCAGATACACTAAGCCAAACCCTTGAGAGTTAG
- the LOC123168184 gene encoding kinesin-like protein KIN-1 isoform X1, which translates to MSNSNVTVCVRFRPLSHKERKANDKVCFKKLDSESFVFKDERDEDVIFSFDKVFYDDAEQSDVYNFLAVPIVADAVNGINGTIISYGQTGAGKTYSMEGPSILHCNELKTGLVQRVVNDLFECLRTSEDITTWTVKLSMVEIYLEKVRDLLDLSKDNLQIKESKSQGIFIYGATEISIMNSSDALERLSEGIANRAVGETQMNLASSRSHCVYIFSVQHGSTADDKVRAGKIVLVDLAGSEKVEKTGAEGRVLDEAKTINKSLSALGNVINALTTAKPNHVPYRDSKLTRILQDALGGSSRAALLCCCSPSSSNAPESLSTIRFGTRTKLIKTLPKLIPNEVDSVKKPTCYSHDQDDPRGRAPSKAGSSQSEVSDPSLDSYDHDDLRDRILSKLRLSLKEEDVDLLEELFVQEGIIFDPDAAVPDIDLAFQDVASRQIVSLVQTVEELTETVQELTDENEKLRHQLEFAQEIAARAQCATADRSRGALFGFVPAAVLRPFGFVPD; encoded by the exons ATGTCCAACTCCAACGTCACAGTGTGTGTGCGATTCAGGCCGCTGAGCCACAAAGAGAGGAAGGCCAATGACAAGGTCTGCTTCAAGAAATTGGACTCCGAGTCTTTTGTTTTCAAG GATGAGCGCGACGAAGATGTCATATTCAGCTTTGACAAGGTGTTCTATGATGATGCGGAACAGTCTGATGTATACAATTTCCTTGCAGTGCCCATTGTTGCAG ATGCTGTCAATGGAATAAATGGGACCATAATTTCTTATGGTCAG ACTGGAGCTGGAAAAACATATAGCATGGAG GGGCCAAGCATCTTGCACTGCAATGAGCTGAAAACTGGACTGGTTCAGCGTGTTGTAAATGATCTTTTTGAATGTTTAAGAACATCAGAAGACATCACTACATGGACTGTGAAATTGTCAATG GTGGAGATATATTTGGAAAAAGTAAG GGACCTTCTTGACTTGTCCAAGGACAACCTACAAATCAAGGAGAGTAAAAGCCAAGGGATTTTTATTTATGGAGCAACAGAG ATATCGATTATGAATAGTTCAGATGCCTTGGAGCGCCTTTCT GAAGGAATTGCCAACAGAGCTGTTGGAGAAACAC AAATGAACCTGGCCAGCAGTAGAAGTCACTGCGTGTACATTTTCTCCGTGCAGCATGGATCCACTGCAGATGATAA GGTAAGGGCCGGGAAGATTGTTCTTGTTGACTTGGCTGGTTCAGAGAAAGTTGAGAAAACTGGTGCTGAAGGGCGTGTTCTTGATGAGGCGAAAACAATCAACAAGTCGCTCTCAGCTCTTGGAAATGTTATTAATGCCCTAACTACTG CTAAACCGAATCATGTCCCTTACCGTGACTCGAAGCTTACACGCATACTTCAAGATGCACTG GGTGGCAGCTCAAGAGCTGCATTGCTATGCTGCTGTTCTCCTAGTTCGTCGAACGCACCAGAAAGTCTGTCTACCATTCGCTTTGGAACCAG GACGAAGCTCATAAAGACTCTACCCAAACTGATTCCCAATGAAGTGGACAGCGTCAAGAAGCCCACCTGCTATTCTCATGATCAAGATGATCCGCGTGGCAGAGCACCAAGCAAGGCTGGTAGCAGCCAGTCTGAGGTGTCCGATCCGAGCCTTGATTCTTATGATCATGATGATTTGCGTGACAGGATACTGAGCAAG CTAAGGTTGAGTCTGAAGGAGGAGGACGTGGATCTGCTGGAGGAGCTGTTTGTGCAGGAAGGTATCATCTTCGACCCCGACGCAGCGGTGCCGGACATCGACCTGGCGTTCCAAGACGTCGCGAGCCGGCAGATTGTGTCGCTCGTGCAAACAGTGGAGGAGCTCACAGAAACTGTGCAAGAG CTCACTGACGAGAACGAGAAATTGAGGCATCAGCTCGAGTTCGCGCAGGAGATCGCCGCCCGCGCCCAGTGCGCCACCGCGGACCGGAGCCGTGGTGCCCTGTTTGGTTTCGTGCCGGCGGCCGTCCTCCGCCCCTTTGGATTCGTTCCAGACTGA
- the LOC123168184 gene encoding kinesin-like protein KIN-1 isoform X2, translating into MEGPSILHCNELKTGLVQRVVNDLFECLRTSEDITTWTVKLSMVEIYLEKVRDLLDLSKDNLQIKESKSQGIFIYGATEISIMNSSDALERLSEGIANRAVGETQMNLASSRSHCVYIFSVQHGSTADDKVRAGKIVLVDLAGSEKVEKTGAEGRVLDEAKTINKSLSALGNVINALTTAKPNHVPYRDSKLTRILQDALGGSSRAALLCCCSPSSSNAPESLSTIRFGTRTKLIKTLPKLIPNEVDSVKKPTCYSHDQDDPRGRAPSKAGSSQSEVSDPSLDSYDHDDLRDRILSKLRLSLKEEDVDLLEELFVQEGIIFDPDAAVPDIDLAFQDVASRQIVSLVQTVEELTETVQELTDENEKLRHQLEFAQEIAARAQCATADRSRGALFGFVPAAVLRPFGFVPD; encoded by the exons ATGGAG GGGCCAAGCATCTTGCACTGCAATGAGCTGAAAACTGGACTGGTTCAGCGTGTTGTAAATGATCTTTTTGAATGTTTAAGAACATCAGAAGACATCACTACATGGACTGTGAAATTGTCAATG GTGGAGATATATTTGGAAAAAGTAAG GGACCTTCTTGACTTGTCCAAGGACAACCTACAAATCAAGGAGAGTAAAAGCCAAGGGATTTTTATTTATGGAGCAACAGAG ATATCGATTATGAATAGTTCAGATGCCTTGGAGCGCCTTTCT GAAGGAATTGCCAACAGAGCTGTTGGAGAAACAC AAATGAACCTGGCCAGCAGTAGAAGTCACTGCGTGTACATTTTCTCCGTGCAGCATGGATCCACTGCAGATGATAA GGTAAGGGCCGGGAAGATTGTTCTTGTTGACTTGGCTGGTTCAGAGAAAGTTGAGAAAACTGGTGCTGAAGGGCGTGTTCTTGATGAGGCGAAAACAATCAACAAGTCGCTCTCAGCTCTTGGAAATGTTATTAATGCCCTAACTACTG CTAAACCGAATCATGTCCCTTACCGTGACTCGAAGCTTACACGCATACTTCAAGATGCACTG GGTGGCAGCTCAAGAGCTGCATTGCTATGCTGCTGTTCTCCTAGTTCGTCGAACGCACCAGAAAGTCTGTCTACCATTCGCTTTGGAACCAG GACGAAGCTCATAAAGACTCTACCCAAACTGATTCCCAATGAAGTGGACAGCGTCAAGAAGCCCACCTGCTATTCTCATGATCAAGATGATCCGCGTGGCAGAGCACCAAGCAAGGCTGGTAGCAGCCAGTCTGAGGTGTCCGATCCGAGCCTTGATTCTTATGATCATGATGATTTGCGTGACAGGATACTGAGCAAG CTAAGGTTGAGTCTGAAGGAGGAGGACGTGGATCTGCTGGAGGAGCTGTTTGTGCAGGAAGGTATCATCTTCGACCCCGACGCAGCGGTGCCGGACATCGACCTGGCGTTCCAAGACGTCGCGAGCCGGCAGATTGTGTCGCTCGTGCAAACAGTGGAGGAGCTCACAGAAACTGTGCAAGAG CTCACTGACGAGAACGAGAAATTGAGGCATCAGCTCGAGTTCGCGCAGGAGATCGCCGCCCGCGCCCAGTGCGCCACCGCGGACCGGAGCCGTGGTGCCCTGTTTGGTTTCGTGCCGGCGGCCGTCCTCCGCCCCTTTGGATTCGTTCCAGACTGA